The genome window GGTTTGCATTGTACTGCAACTTAACAAAGCTTCTGACGTCAATAACCACGTGTTTCGGGTTCAACTAGGCGGTAAACTGCCCAGAGATTTCGTCGTAACTTCCGAGCTTGATCCCTTGAAGTGTAAAAGGTACTTCGAAGTGTAAAATGGTTTCAAATATATCCTTTGAGTAATCCTGACTGTCAGTTTATGATTACTGAAGGATAAGAGGGGTCGGTAAATCCCACGCACGCGCAGTAGATTTCAGAATATCTTGCAAAATTCACTTCCCAGCTGTGTGCTGCGACTAGCAGGAGGCGTGCCTTAAAATGTGCATGTCTCCCGGTACATAAACCGGGTAGCCAACCAGCCCTCATCATTCGTTTCTGAGAAGCAACGACAACTGACAATGCCTGAACCAGCAAAGCCCGCGCCCAAGAAGGGCTCCAAGAAAGCCGTTTCTAAGACCGCCGTAAAGGGCGGGAAGAAGCGCAGAAAGTCTAGGAAGGAGAGCTACGCCATCTACGTGTACAAGGTACTGAAACAGGTCCACCCCGACACCGGCATCTCATCCAAGGCTATGGGAATCATGAATTCCTTCGTCAACGATATTTTCGAGCGTATCGCCGGAGAGTCGTCTCGCCTGGCTCACTACAACAAGCGATCAACCATCACCTCCAGGGAGATCCAGACCGCCGTCCGCCTGCTACTCCCCGGTGAGCTGGCCAAGCACGCCGTGTCCGAGGGAACCAAGGCCGTGACTAAGTACACCAGCTCCAAGTAAACTGCCTCTTTCAAATTCaccccaaaggctcttttaagagccacccactgGTCTCTAAAATTGAGGAAAGTCCATCACATTTGCTTGATTGTCTTCCTGTATTATATACGAACCAAATACTAACCTTCGTGAACAAGGAGAGGTTATTCTACTCTTCTATACAGACGAAAGTTTATATTCTTCCCTAACATCACCTCATTAAACGCCATTGAATTGCTCGGATGATATTATTTGTTTCTCCCTGTATGATGCATGATGGTGGACCACGCCTAAATAGGAACCGATTGCGGTGCAACATCTCGATAGCAATGTATGATGAACACAAATCGGCTACTATCAGTGCAATACTAACATATCAATCCCTAAACAGCGGCTTCCAAtggagagctttacaaaattgcataggtcactgatcataacgagattaccgcaaataagtgccaatgggaagaaccataagagcatgtagttgcacaagttaaacaacatgaacctcaaaaagtgcaagagtgtaccaaCAACGGATGTAGCCCAGGTTACAACAAGCCTAAGTGAATTAGATATACATTATCGATACATTTGCTTATCATATATCATTCTTTCAATATTCAATAAGTGCATACATTGGCTGTTATTTTCATTAGTAATCATGAGCCGTTGGCACCACTGTTGCAGCTCTGTAGTTTATCTCGTGGCTGCAATGTTATCGGGCGAGCGACTTCAGCGTCCTGTTGAAAGGCGAAaattgagagagaaggaaatatcTATAAACAAGTAGGACTACAATGAAGTTTAGGATTTGAGTTGAATGGAACTGAGTTAACACTGTGgaaacacagtgaaaggagaggcgaagcctaaaacagagtagatGAAAGCAGAGAACAATATtgtacagtagagtatggtAGCGTCCTCAACAAGTACGCATCTAAGATGCGAACTTTTTTTTTCAGCACAAAGAATCAATAACcataaataatattgatcatgcaACCAAATACAGATTGAAACTAAAGGAACATGCCTGGCTTGGAAatttaagaagtagaaagtatagatatttgtgtaaaaaaattaaGGATAAATAATGACCTAAAGTACTGATGCAAGAAAAATCTATAACACACTGTCACGTTCAGCTACTGATTGCACTATttgcaatattgcactaattgtaccccacttgtctttaGGTTACTATAGGTTTCATAAGGTCAGtgtaggttattatgtgtattaaagGTTTAGTATTTTGTACCTATATTATGTTGTATTTTTGTGAGGTTTATTATATGTTTAGCTTATTATCGATGCAATCTATGTTCTGAGTaattatatgtcatgttatgccaggttgctttgcgttgtcttgtcctaagaatttcagggcCCTGTGTGACCTTGTTGTTCTGTACATCtgtaaataaaagacttgaactggaACTATTTCAGTACAGTGAGAAAGTATTTGTCCGTTGTTATTTCCCATCTCTGCTGACtatgaaagtgtcacatgctggttactcatactagtcccctcaatgTACAGTCAGAATAATTTGAACAATTTGATACCGGGATATAcggaacagaaattacattgggggtgcatttcagggcagggctgttATATGTCTTGCCAAGAAATGAAGCAACAGCAAAAAATCTTTGACCTAGATCATATTCCAGAATCCTGCTTGCTTTACCTTTCTTGACCTGTGTGTTTGGTCACCCAGTGTTTTGAAAGGTTTGTTCTAGTTCAAAGCTATCTTGCTCCTGTTTCTGTAAAAATTCTGAAAAACGACTGAAATGACTTCTGGGTATACTGAACTCTTACATTCTCTAAGCTTCTTTCTCATCCATAATACTTGACCATTtcatgtgtgtaaatgtgttttcccCATGCAATCACATAatgtggatgtgagttttccgtcgtatggatgtgtgtgtgtgtgaacatacgCGTATGTATttcatatgtgtctgtgtgaggacaGTCTGAATCATTTCCTAAACGACCCCTCATACAAACAGGCTATTAGGAACGAAAGACAACCACTAGTCCAACCtcatgaaataaatgaaaattcCTTAAGACCCAAACATTCCCCATTACCAACAACATGGATAATAACATATACTGGATCGGACGAGTCCGACTCTGAGCAGGAACACCATGACACACCATGGAATACGGTCACGCTAGCCTACAGTATGTCTCACACCAACAAGTAACAAGTCTTACAGTAGGTTAACTGTTAGACTTACAGTAAGGATTGTGTCCTTGGAGATGAAAAACTAGGGAAGGGAGAGCAATAGGGAGACCACGATTTCCCCGACCTCCACCCGGTCCACGGCCCCGCACTGTGTTTTGTGTCCCCCCAAATTGACCAGCTTTAAGCCCCATGGCACCCCAGCTGTGTATTCTAAAGCAGTTACCTTTCTAGACAGATTGTGTGGCTCACTGGAAAACGTTTTCCCGTTTTAAACGACTGCCATTTCAGACACTTTTGGGGGCAAATGGCACCGACAACAAGGTGCGCATTGCTCCCTCAGCGAGGCCAACGGCGATGATTTGAGCCTACCGCAACAAAACACAGAGTGCCTCCGGTCCACATAACGTCTTATTTTGAACATTGAAAAGGCTGCTTGCGGCCCGATTTACTTTTAGAACGTAGTGCAATTCCAGCAGGGATTGTTATCCCGTTGTTCACCGGGAGAAAACACAAGTGCGAACGGATGGCAGCAACTGAGAGAAACCGGGCCGGCGGTTGAGTCTACACAGTTCTCATGTCGTATTTAAACCCAGGGCTCTGATCGCCGCAGCGCTCCACAGCAGCCTCGCACGTTCAAATCGCACACGTCCCACGAGTGATTAGACATGGCAGAAGTCGCTCCAGCTCCCGCTCCTGCAAAGGCACCCAAGAAGAAGGCGGCAGCCAAGCCCAAGAAGGCTGGACCCAGCGTCGGCGAGTTGATCGTCAAGGCCGTGTCCGCTTCCAAAGAGAGAAGCGGCGTGTCCCTGGCAGCAGTCAAGAAAGCCCTGGCGGCCGGCGGCTACGACGTCGAGAAGAACAACTCGCGCGTCAAGGTCGCAGTGAAGAGCCTTGTCACCAAGGGAACCTTGGTCCAGACCAAAGGGACTGGCGCTTCTGGGTCTTTTAAGATCAACAAGGGGGCTGAGGCCAAGGCAAAGAAGCCTGTTAAGAAGGTCGTCACTCCGAAAGTCAAAAAGCCAGTCGCCAAGAAACC of Hypomesus transpacificus isolate Combined female chromosome 11, fHypTra1, whole genome shotgun sequence contains these proteins:
- the LOC124473340 gene encoding histone H2B-like; this encodes MPEPAKPAPKKGSKKAVSKTAVKGGKKRRKSRKESYAIYVYKVLKQVHPDTGISSKAMGIMNSFVNDIFERIAGESSRLAHYNKRSTITSREIQTAVRLLLPGELAKHAVSEGTKAVTKYTSSK
- the LOC124473337 gene encoding histone H1-like, translating into MAEVAPAPAPAKAPKKKAAAKPKKAGPSVGELIVKAVSASKERSGVSLAAVKKALAAGGYDVEKNNSRVKVAVKSLVTKGTLVQTKGTGASGSFKINKGAEAKAKKPVKKVVTPKVKKPVAKKPVTAKKPKKVAAKKPAAAKKSPKKAKKPAAAKKATKSPKKAKKPATPKKTVAKSPKKTVKAAKPKAAKPKAAKAKKAAPKKK